A region of Alphaproteobacteria bacterium DNA encodes the following proteins:
- a CDS encoding VOC family protein, translating to MSNPPYKPAGIPGLFPYLTVKDSEKAIQFYDKAFGFRISSEPDRDENGIARHVEMKFGQDVSIMFAPEGAWGSPRKTPASLGAMPSLQLYVYCEDVDALYTRATANGATSVMAPMDGFWGDRFCTLLDPDGHEWMFATNLGKHKGDL from the coding sequence ATGTCGAACCCACCTTATAAACCCGCCGGAATCCCAGGATTATTCCCTTACCTCACGGTCAAAGATAGTGAAAAGGCCATTCAGTTTTATGACAAAGCCTTTGGCTTTCGCATATCATCTGAGCCAGATCGCGATGAAAACGGCATTGCTCGACACGTTGAAATGAAATTTGGTCAGGATGTTTCCATCATGTTTGCCCCAGAGGGCGCTTGGGGTTCGCCCCGTAAGACACCTGCTTCTCTTGGAGCGATGCCCTCTCTTCAACTCTACGTCTACTGTGAGGATGTGGATGCTTTATACACCCGCGCAACTGCCAATGGGGCAACGTCAGTTATGGCACCCATGGATGGATTTTGGGGAGATCGTTTTTGCACACTCTTAGACCCAGATGGTCATGAATGGATGTTTGCAACAAACTTAGGCAAACATAAAGGTGATCTATAA